A single Thermaerobacter sp. FW80 DNA region contains:
- a CDS encoding proline--tRNA ligase, whose protein sequence is MRWSRLLIPTLRDDPAEAEIASHRLMLRAGLIRRVTAGIYEWLPLGRRAVAKVEAIVREEMDRKGGLEVGLPIVQPAELWRETGRWAEYGEEMWRLKDRHGREYCLGPTHEEIITDLVRATVSSYRQLPLLLYQIQNKYRDEIRPRFGVMRAREFVMKDAYSFDVDAEGLERSYRAMDDAYRRIFSRCGLVFRVVAADPGAIGGSGTHEFMALADYGEALIVYCDACGYAANVEKATNRLAPPAEEPPRPLEKRPTPGVRTIAQLAEAEGIPPARQIKILFYWAIYEGREPQLVAALVRGDRELNEVKLKNAMGALAVRMADRAEVLEVAGVPTGSAGPVGLEGVPVLADEEVMALRNTVCGANEEGYHYFNVNPGRDFTPDRVTDLRLVGPGDACPECGAPMASARGIEVGQIFKLWTKYSEALHCTFKDAEGRERPMVMGCYGIGVTRTVAAVIEQHHDERGIIWPMSVAPFHAVVVPVNYAEADQREAAERIYSALQEAGVEAVLDDRDERPGVKFNDADLVGFPLRVTVGPRSLAEGKVEIVDRATGQADPVPVEQAAAEVARRVRAALDELNRRDGSLGKR, encoded by the coding sequence ATGCGGTGGAGCCGGCTGCTGATCCCGACCCTGCGGGACGACCCGGCGGAGGCGGAGATCGCCAGCCACCGCCTGATGCTGCGGGCGGGGCTGATCCGCAGGGTGACGGCGGGCATCTACGAGTGGCTGCCCCTCGGGCGACGGGCGGTGGCCAAGGTGGAGGCCATCGTGCGGGAGGAGATGGACCGCAAGGGTGGGCTCGAGGTGGGGCTGCCCATCGTCCAGCCGGCCGAGCTGTGGCGCGAGACGGGGCGGTGGGCGGAGTACGGCGAGGAGATGTGGCGGCTCAAGGACCGCCACGGCCGGGAGTACTGCCTCGGCCCGACCCACGAGGAGATCATCACCGACCTCGTGCGGGCCACGGTGAGCTCCTACCGGCAGCTGCCCCTGCTGCTCTACCAGATCCAGAACAAGTACCGGGACGAGATCCGGCCGCGCTTCGGCGTCATGCGGGCCCGGGAGTTCGTGATGAAGGATGCCTACTCCTTTGACGTCGACGCCGAGGGGTTGGAACGCAGCTATCGGGCCATGGACGACGCCTACCGGCGCATCTTCAGTCGCTGCGGCCTGGTCTTCCGGGTGGTGGCGGCCGACCCGGGCGCCATCGGCGGCTCGGGCACCCACGAGTTCATGGCCCTGGCGGACTACGGCGAGGCGCTGATCGTATACTGCGATGCGTGCGGCTACGCCGCCAACGTGGAGAAGGCGACGAACCGGCTGGCCCCGCCGGCCGAGGAGCCGCCGCGGCCCCTGGAGAAGCGGCCGACGCCTGGGGTGCGCACCATCGCCCAGCTGGCCGAGGCGGAGGGCATCCCGCCCGCGCGGCAGATCAAGATCCTCTTCTACTGGGCGATCTACGAGGGACGCGAGCCCCAGCTGGTGGCGGCGCTGGTGCGCGGCGACCGCGAGCTCAACGAGGTCAAGCTGAAGAACGCCATGGGGGCGCTGGCGGTGCGGATGGCCGACCGCGCCGAGGTCTTGGAGGTGGCGGGCGTGCCCACGGGCTCGGCGGGTCCCGTGGGGCTCGAGGGGGTGCCCGTCCTGGCCGACGAGGAGGTCATGGCGCTGCGCAACACCGTCTGCGGCGCCAACGAAGAGGGCTACCACTACTTCAACGTCAACCCGGGGCGGGATTTCACCCCGGACCGCGTGACGGACCTGCGGCTGGTCGGGCCGGGCGACGCCTGCCCCGAGTGCGGCGCGCCGATGGCCTCCGCCCGGGGCATCGAGGTGGGCCAGATCTTCAAGCTGTGGACGAAGTACAGCGAGGCGCTACACTGCACCTTCAAGGACGCCGAGGGCCGGGAGCGGCCGATGGTGATGGGCTGCTACGGCATCGGCGTCACCCGTACGGTGGCGGCGGTGATCGAGCAGCACCACGACGAGAGGGGGATCATCTGGCCCATGTCCGTCGCCCCCTTCCACGCGGTGGTGGTGCCGGTCAACTATGCCGAAGCCGACCAGCGCGAGGCGGCCGAGCGCATCTACAGCGCGCTGCAGGAGGCCGGCGTGGAGGCCGTGCTGGACGACCGGGACGAGCGGCCCGGCGTGAAGTTCAACGATGCCGACCTGGTTGGGTTCCCCCTGCGGGTGACGGTGGGGCCGCGCAGCCTGGCCGAGGGCAAGGTGGAGATCGTCGACCGGGCCACCGGCCAGGCCGACCCGGTGCCGGTGGAGCAGGCGGCCGCTGAGGTGGCGCGGCGCGTCCGGGCGGCCCTGGACGAGTTGAACCGGCGCGACGGCTCCCTGGGCAAGCGCTGA
- a CDS encoding DUF4010 domain-containing protein produces the protein MRPEATLLDLQNLALSLALGLLVGLERHRAGKELGMRTFAFTALAGTLAASADPPYRLPFMLAVLGFTALLVLINSWQNLRAQESVEITTSVALLLTALNGILVGRGQIFTPVAATILMLLLLAWKEELVGWTELISRDELHAAIYLGVITFVILPVLPREPVDPWGLFDLRRVWLMVVLISAIGFANYVLLRVYGARGVSYTGFLGGLVNSTATVAEMAIKVGESPALEPFAFRGVMLAKAAMFVRNGLILGLFAPMALPYGLLPVGLMLLVALALAWRARVAAGEGVPAVRLSSPFSLRAALEFGMVFLVLNVVATLGQRHLGSAGFYVVSFLGGLVSSASSAATAANLAAQGRIDPVQAAYGTVLASLASAVILVPIVHRGARGTALGRRILYTIAWMAVAGGVGLALNPLFLQSSGLGR, from the coding sequence ATGCGGCCGGAGGCGACGCTGCTGGATCTGCAGAACCTGGCGCTGTCCCTGGCCCTGGGCCTGCTGGTGGGCCTCGAGCGGCACCGGGCGGGCAAGGAGCTGGGCATGCGCACCTTTGCCTTCACCGCGCTGGCGGGGACGCTGGCCGCCTCGGCGGATCCACCGTACCGGCTGCCCTTCATGCTGGCGGTGCTGGGGTTCACCGCCCTGCTGGTGCTGATCAACAGCTGGCAGAACCTGCGGGCGCAGGAGAGCGTGGAGATCACCACCTCGGTGGCCCTGCTGCTCACCGCCCTCAACGGCATCCTGGTCGGGCGGGGGCAGATCTTCACCCCGGTGGCGGCCACCATCCTGATGCTGTTGCTGCTGGCGTGGAAGGAGGAGCTGGTGGGCTGGACCGAGCTGATCTCCCGGGACGAGCTCCACGCCGCCATCTACCTGGGCGTGATCACCTTCGTCATCCTGCCCGTGTTGCCGCGGGAGCCCGTGGACCCATGGGGTCTGTTCGACCTGCGCCGGGTGTGGCTGATGGTGGTGCTGATCTCCGCCATCGGCTTCGCCAACTACGTGCTGCTCCGCGTCTACGGGGCCCGGGGGGTCAGCTACACGGGCTTCCTCGGCGGCCTGGTCAACAGCACCGCCACGGTGGCCGAGATGGCGATCAAGGTGGGGGAGAGCCCCGCCCTGGAGCCCTTCGCCTTCCGGGGGGTGATGCTGGCCAAGGCGGCGATGTTCGTCCGCAACGGCCTGATCCTCGGGCTCTTCGCGCCGATGGCGCTGCCCTACGGCCTGTTGCCGGTGGGGCTGATGCTGCTGGTGGCCCTCGCCCTGGCGTGGCGCGCCCGGGTCGCGGCCGGCGAAGGGGTCCCGGCGGTGCGCCTCTCGTCCCCCTTTTCGCTGCGGGCGGCGCTGGAGTTCGGCATGGTGTTCCTGGTCCTCAACGTCGTCGCCACCCTGGGCCAGCGCCACCTGGGCAGTGCGGGCTTCTACGTGGTGAGCTTCCTCGGCGGGCTGGTCTCCAGCGCCTCCAGCGCGGCCACCGCCGCCAACCTGGCCGCGCAGGGGCGGATCGACCCGGTCCAGGCCGCCTACGGCACGGTGCTGGCCTCCCTGGCCAGCGCCGTGATCCTCGTGCCCATCGTCCACCGGGGGGCGCGGGGAACGGCGCTCGGCCGACGGATCCTCTACACCATCGCCTGGATGGCGGTGGCGGGCGGGGTGGGCCTGGCCCTCAACCCGCTGTTCCTCCAAAGCAGCGGCCTCGGCCGCTAG
- the rimP gene encoding ribosome maturation factor RimP yields MSNRKVEAAVEAVAAPLAEARGLVLLDVEYQREGRRWFLRCVVDRPGGVTMDECAAFSEALDPVLEGVAGLDEDVVVEVMSPGLDRTLRNDREFAWFRGREVEVTTYRPVEGRRHFLGRLEGLEDGAVVVTDAEGSHRIPRDAVAKARLHVRI; encoded by the coding sequence GTGAGCAATCGCAAGGTCGAGGCGGCCGTGGAGGCCGTGGCCGCGCCCCTGGCGGAGGCCCGGGGGCTGGTGCTCCTGGACGTGGAGTACCAGCGCGAGGGGCGCCGCTGGTTCCTGCGGTGTGTGGTGGATCGTCCGGGTGGCGTGACCATGGACGAGTGCGCCGCCTTCAGCGAGGCCCTCGACCCGGTGCTGGAGGGTGTGGCAGGGCTCGACGAGGACGTGGTCGTGGAGGTCATGTCCCCCGGCCTCGACCGCACGCTGCGCAACGACCGGGAGTTCGCCTGGTTCCGCGGCCGGGAGGTGGAGGTGACCACCTACCGGCCGGTGGAGGGCCGGCGCCACTTCCTGGGCCGGCTGGAGGGGTTGGAGGACGGCGCCGTCGTGGTCACCGACGCGGAGGGCTCCCACCGCATCCCCCGGGACGCGGTCGCCAAGGCCCGCCTGCACGTCCGGATCTGA
- the nusA gene encoding transcription termination factor NusA produces MNVEFIEALEDLERQRGIDKDTLLEAIEAALVAAFRRHFGTAQNVAVRIDRETGEIRVVARREVVEQVEDPATQISLAEAREIDPRYQVGDVVEQEVTPRAFGRIAAQTAKQVVLQRIREAERDLIYEEFIAREGDIVTGVVQRVQGRNVLVDLGRTETVLFPSEQIPGERYRPGDRIKVYIVEVRKTPKGPQILISRTHPNLLKRLFELEVPEIHDGIVEIKEAVREPGVRAKVAVDTRDERVDPVGACVGPRGIRVQAVVAELRGERIDVIRWAEEPEQFVANALSPAKVTRVILEPETRVARVIVPDHQLSLAIGKEGQNARLAARLTGWKIDIHAESQAQELLARADEWDIDAVLAGVGRDEGGDAAGDAGDDLDDLFAPGALDRAREEAEAAADAWDPWADKPAGAAEDAARDGTAEDEDGAGEDAEATATEEEAARGGDAAGRAPAAEDESGEGDAAGEGGADEPGEDADGDAEADQRGAR; encoded by the coding sequence ATGAATGTGGAGTTCATCGAGGCGCTGGAGGATCTGGAGCGACAGCGGGGCATCGACAAGGACACGCTGCTCGAGGCCATCGAAGCGGCGCTGGTGGCCGCCTTTCGTCGCCACTTCGGCACCGCCCAGAACGTGGCGGTGCGCATCGACCGGGAGACGGGCGAGATCCGGGTGGTGGCGCGCCGCGAGGTGGTGGAGCAGGTGGAGGACCCCGCGACCCAGATCAGCCTGGCCGAAGCCCGGGAGATCGACCCGCGGTACCAGGTGGGCGACGTGGTGGAGCAGGAGGTGACGCCGCGGGCGTTCGGGCGCATCGCCGCCCAGACCGCCAAGCAGGTGGTCCTCCAGCGCATCCGGGAGGCCGAGCGCGACCTGATCTACGAGGAGTTCATCGCCCGCGAGGGTGACATCGTCACCGGCGTGGTCCAGCGGGTGCAGGGGCGCAACGTGCTGGTCGACCTGGGGCGCACGGAGACGGTCCTGTTCCCGTCGGAGCAGATCCCCGGCGAGCGGTATCGCCCCGGCGACCGCATCAAGGTCTACATCGTCGAGGTGCGGAAGACGCCCAAGGGCCCGCAGATCCTGATCTCCCGCACCCACCCCAACCTGCTCAAGCGGCTGTTCGAGCTGGAGGTGCCGGAGATCCACGACGGCATCGTCGAGATCAAGGAGGCGGTGCGGGAGCCCGGCGTGCGGGCCAAGGTGGCCGTCGACACCCGCGACGAGCGGGTGGACCCGGTGGGCGCCTGCGTCGGCCCGCGCGGCATCCGCGTCCAGGCGGTGGTGGCGGAGCTTCGGGGCGAGCGCATCGACGTGATCCGCTGGGCGGAGGAGCCGGAGCAGTTCGTGGCCAACGCCCTCTCGCCGGCCAAGGTGACGCGGGTGATCCTGGAGCCGGAGACCCGGGTGGCGCGGGTCATCGTGCCCGACCACCAGCTGTCCCTGGCCATCGGCAAGGAGGGGCAGAACGCGCGCCTCGCGGCCCGGCTGACGGGCTGGAAGATCGACATCCATGCCGAGTCCCAGGCGCAGGAGCTGCTGGCCCGGGCCGACGAGTGGGACATCGACGCGGTGTTGGCCGGCGTCGGGCGGGATGAGGGCGGCGATGCCGCCGGGGACGCCGGCGACGACCTGGACGACCTGTTCGCTCCCGGCGCCCTGGACCGCGCGCGGGAGGAGGCCGAGGCCGCGGCCGACGCCTGGGATCCGTGGGCGGACAAACCGGCCGGCGCGGCTGAGGACGCGGCTCGGGATGGGACCGCCGAGGACGAGGACGGCGCCGGGGAGGACGCCGAGGCGACGGCGACCGAGGAGGAGGCGGCCCGCGGCGGCGACGCCGCAGGCCGGGCGCCGGCCGCGGAGGATGAGTCGGGGGAGGGGGACGCCGCCGGCGAGGGCGGCGCCGACGAACCCGGCGAGGACGCGGACGGGGACGCCGAGGCCGACCAGCGAGGAGCGAGGTGA
- the rnpM gene encoding RNase P modulator RnpM, protein MPRHVPQRTCIGCRTIRPKRELLRVVRTPEGEVLFDPTGRKAGRGAYLCPDPRCLERALKARELGRALKTEVDPATVEALRRQLAALVAEADAGGG, encoded by the coding sequence GTGCCCCGACACGTGCCGCAGCGGACCTGCATCGGCTGCCGGACGATCCGGCCCAAGCGCGAGCTCCTGCGGGTGGTGCGCACCCCCGAGGGGGAGGTGCTCTTCGACCCAACCGGGCGCAAGGCGGGCCGCGGCGCCTACCTGTGTCCCGATCCTCGGTGCCTCGAACGCGCCCTGAAGGCGCGGGAGCTGGGCCGCGCCCTCAAGACCGAGGTGGACCCGGCCACGGTGGAGGCGTTGCGGCGCCAGCTCGCGGCGCTGGTGGCGGAGGCGGATGCCGGTGGCGGTTAA
- a CDS encoding ribosomal L7Ae/L30e/S12e/Gadd45 family protein, producing the protein MPVAVKGDPMGLLGLARRAGQLAAGDHAVRFALQRGRAALVLVAEDAGAACRRRFAHLTSREAVPMVVWGRKAELGAALGRSQCAVLAVTDKGLAAALRERLPAGTGGTGAESGGEPFVAKHPHL; encoded by the coding sequence ATGCCGGTGGCGGTTAAGGGCGACCCCATGGGGCTGCTGGGCCTCGCCCGGCGGGCGGGGCAGCTGGCCGCCGGCGACCACGCCGTGCGCTTCGCCCTGCAGCGCGGCCGGGCGGCCCTGGTGCTGGTGGCGGAGGACGCCGGCGCCGCCTGCCGACGGCGGTTCGCCCACCTCACCAGCCGGGAGGCGGTGCCGATGGTCGTCTGGGGCCGCAAGGCCGAGCTCGGTGCGGCGCTGGGGCGCTCCCAGTGCGCCGTGCTGGCGGTGACGGACAAGGGGCTGGCCGCCGCCCTGCGGGAGCGGCTGCCCGCGGGGACCGGAGGAACGGGCGCAGAATCGGGGGGTGAGCCGTTTGTCGCGAAGCATCCGCATCTATGA